The Selenomonas sp. AB3002 genome contains a region encoding:
- a CDS encoding STAS domain-containing protein — MAENIICEVSEYKGWTLFSLGGCLDKTNAGEAGDRLNELVQQSSKLAVEMSGLEYISSAGIRILLRAGRQCKAEGKAYAICGAAGFVKEVIEDANLDVLVAMYPSEESLP, encoded by the coding sequence ATGGCAGAAAATATCATATGTGAGGTCAGTGAGTATAAGGGCTGGACGCTCTTTTCCCTGGGAGGGTGCCTGGACAAGACGAATGCCGGGGAAGCCGGGGACAGGCTGAATGAGCTCGTGCAGCAGAGCAGCAAGCTGGCGGTGGAAATGTCAGGTCTGGAATACATATCCAGTGCAGGCATCAGGATTCTCCTGCGCGCAGGCAGGCAATGCAAGGCCGAAGGCAAGGCCTATGCCATCTGCGGAGCTGCCGGCTTCGTGAAGGAAGTCATAGAGGATGCCAATCTGGATGTGCTGGTGGCGATGTACCCCAGCGAAGAGAGTTTGCCATAA